From the Vanacampus margaritifer isolate UIUO_Vmar chromosome 14, RoL_Vmar_1.0, whole genome shotgun sequence genome, the window CGgtagaagaagtagaagaagaagcgaAGGAGTGAGAAAAGACAAAGAAGTGAAAAAAGGAGTGACAGGGTGGAGGACACGGGCGTGCTGCCGTTTGGCTGGTGGACACGCAGGGAGCAGCATCTCAGGGATATGTCCACAGCCAGTGCAAGAGGTAAATACGCTACAGCCGGGCAGGACTCTCAAAGcgcgccctctagtggcatgtggaagaatcactgaattcaaTACAAATGCAATGACAACGTTTCAAACGTAAAAGGCAAGCAAACGCGGAAAAATCAATACAGACAGTTTcgttgaaaaataataataatacatattttaagtacagttcagttgtatttaattttttattcagtgcggtacaattttagtttttatgtatcgattttttaaaaaattaatggcGATTTTTTTGGTACCTTTAAAGTACAATGCATTTTTGAAATGCAGTTCAGTTCTAATTAAGTCGTTTTCTTTACccagtacagtaatttttttcttaaaaaaaagtacagttcagttgtctCACTTTTTTCTTTACTACAGCACAGTGATCACTTTATGACTAATTCATTCAGTTGTGtttcactttttctttaaatccagtccattttttttagtacagtacatttaactACAGTTTATTtgcattgtactttttttttttaattcccaaaattacttttttcacCTTTCAAAgacagtatatatttaaaaaaaaaagaaaaaaaggttaaattcatatttaatatTGATCTAaaagtaagaagaaaaaaaagtctagttgagtggtatttaacttttaatgcaatcatttgtatttttaagaaCTGTCTGTTTTaaccatttatttgtttgtgctTTCATCGATTCATTATTGAGGTacaatttggttgttgttttttcttctggtATTGTATTGATGTGTAGTTTGAGTACCGCAGAACTACACTGAACACAAAACGTGTACTTGTTTGTTCGAGCTACTGCattttgctcacaaaaaaaaaaaaagattaaaaaaaatcctatttcattattcattcatttgctcACCTTTTACTCCATTTTGTGACAGGCTTGCTTGACATTCCCACAACTTGAATGGTCCCATTTGGCAGGAAGTTTGTCAGCCCAAATATAAGATAAGACAAGACAAGATACAGCAAATGAAGTACAGTTACTTACAGTATAATCATTGATAAGAGACTGTATTAAAAATTCGTctaaagttattattattgtactgtgtgtttttatatttgatatttattaACAATTGTCAAAAGTAAAAGAACAAATTATCCAATCGAATTTAGTGACAAATGCATGCTTTGGCGCGCACGCCTCTTCTGTGCGCATGCGCCAGATACCCGCACCATATTTCactgagggaggggggggggggggggggggggggcaggggggggggggatgggggtaGTGGCTCGACTTTAATATCCTGCAGGTTGATGAAGCTTGGCGGGGAGATTTTTTCTCCACACTCGGCTGGCAGCGTTAATAGAGACTCCCCCTCACCCCCGCCCCTCCCATCTTGCTCCctaaaagacccccccccccacccctccctcaATCCAGAAGTGCGTTTGATGTGGAAATGAAAGCTGGCAAAAGGCTGCGAGAAAGAGACGCGTCTGAATGGGTTAAATGAAAAGTGTTCACGCAGGAGACTTCCTGTGCGCGCGCGTGAACGTGCGTGAACGTGCGCGTCACCGCAACACTTCCAACTTCAACGGGCCACGTGTTGCCTCATATGTAACACGTTTCATAACTGCGTTGTATTGAAAGTTCAAGCCTATACTAAAATATAAACATcgtcaaaaatgtatacaaatataataaacatttttttgtgtccaaaTGAAAAGCATAGATGTTTCTAAAggatttttatttgcaaaactacAAATTGTGCAGAAACGATCTTTGTCCGTAACAAGCCATTGTACGCAGTAGgcccgttttttgttgttgtttaaaaaaataaaaagacattaaaaaaaatatatatatattttttttaagtgtaaaatcagcaTGGGGAAGAATTCccattcacccatccatccatttccttaactgcttattccaaataccacaacccccccccccaaaaaagaaatatattctggggaaaaaaactgggGTAAatgcgattttttatttttattttttaattgggggAAAACTGATGAAAATGATTCTTTAtctactgaaaaacagaaaaaaaagaaaaacagagaagAAATATTCCGaacagaaaaaatatgtaaaaacaaaaccgaTAAATATattacggaaaaaaaaaaacgttctgaAAAAACTGTAAActatttgcgtttttttttttcccaagtgaatgcattagtttttgtttgtttttaggtgCTTGCttggtgatttttatttttatttttatgacccATTGCTTACATAAAACAATTGGCATTTTTGGTTCCCCGACATTTATAAGTGTTcatcccccctcctcccccaggTCATGGGGGTCTTAACCAACTAGGCGGAATGTTTGTTAATGGCCGTCCACTTCCGGAGGTGATCCGGCAACGCATCGTGGACATGGCCCACCAGGGGGTCCGGCCGTGTGACATCTCCCGCCAGCTCCGCGTCAGCCACGGCTGCGTCAGCAAAATCCTGGGACGGTCAGTTACGACCCGTCAGTCCGCTTCAACAGAACAACCGTCTctgatatgtgtttttttttttttttttaaatcctactACTGTATGACATTTCGCCGCCGCAGGTATTACGAGACGGGAAGCATCAAGCCCGGCGTGATCGGCGGCTCCAAGCCCAAAGTGGCCACGCCCAAAGTGGTGGACAAGATCGCAGAGTACAAGCGGCAGAACCCCACCATGTTCGCCTGGGAGATCCGGGACCGGCTGCTCGCCGAGGCAGTGTGCGACGGCGACACCGTGCCCAGCGTCAGCTCCATCAACAGGTGAGGCTCCGCCTCCGCCTCACCATCACAACTCCTGGATGTCTTCTTCTTGTCCCCATAATTGTCCTTTCATTTaagtattttgacaaaattggGTCTAGCTTTCGTGGACCATAAAATGACATGAAGGTTTTTCTCTTTCAGGATCATTCGAACCAAAGTCCAGCAGCCGTTTAATCTCCCCCTGGATGGAAAAGGCCTAAGCCCAGGACAAACCTTGAGTGAGTCTCGAAAACCCGTCCTCCTTTTATtggagttttgttgttgttgttgttgaaccgCTTGATTAATCCGCCCACGTTTCCCTTCTCGAAGTTCCCAGTTCGGCCGTCACCCCGCCCGAGTCTCCGCACTCCGACTCTTTGGGCTCCACCTACTCCATTAGCGGCCTCTTGGGAATCCCCCAACCCAGCAGCGAGGGCAAGAGGAGCCACGATGACAGTAAGAATACTCAGTGGAGCGcaaacctccgccaaggcccaACTCGTGTCATCGGAATCAGTACAtcagcatccatccattcattttctgtagCAATTGTCCTATGCCAGGTCACAGGTGCGATGGAGCGAAAGGCAggctacaccctggactggtcaccaaccAATCGCTGGGCACATATCGCTCTTAAAAACTGCTGTGTTAAAAAGTAACCCAGATTAAGTGAAATAGCTAACACAAAATCCAAAAACTGAGCCAGTGCTGGGTTATGCATACCCAATGCATTTGGGTTGAGGATTTGCCCCAACAGCCAAGAAATGGCTCACACCAGGTTATCAGTCAAATAGctgtaattaaaataatgcTAATCTTATTACCAACATTTCCCTGTCAAGGGTCACCACAGCAAGTCACTTTTGCATCAGATGTCCTTGATTTAGCCCATTTTTGGCTACGAATCGGCAGTcctgttgggtaaaaaataacctatTTTGGGTTAAATTTTTTGATCCATCTgccacttgggtcaatttgaccctaaaatggttggttttgtacaaaacattgcaatgttgggtcaaattggtcAATCCAATTTTTgacacaaaattgttttttttttggcaaatGAATGTAATCTACTCTCGCTTTCACTCTAAAAATAGTGGGGTCTAAATTAAACCAAATTAGGTCAAAAAGggattgacccaactttttgggttattcaaataaccctaaaagttggttcaaatgagtaacccacaaaacaacccaaaataattggttgatttgtgggttattaatttaatttgatccaACATTTTGGGGCTAAATACcttaaaaagttgggtcattaatttttgacccaatttaattgggttattcaataaTCCAAaaactgggttgttttgtgggttattgttaatttatttttgactcaactttttagGTTCAataaccaaaaagttgggttatttttgacccaacaatttttagagtgtactaggATTTGAACGCCATTGCCCATGTCTAAATTCAGTGGTGTTACTCAGTGAGCCATGTTGCCACCACCACCAAAACTGTATTCAAGATGGCGACCATCTTCAATTTTCAGACCGCACAAATCTAATCTTCAACCCAAATTGCTGGGTCAAAATATTTCATCCAACCTTGgacaaaagtaacccaaactatttgagatatatatatatatatttttttttataatgcggTAGTCACGCATGTTCTGCCACCTTGTCGTACCCTGGCGCAGATTGTTTACAAACAGTTTGAAATGCATTGCTACATAATTTTTTCATGATTCTGTTCATTTCCGATCCTGTAATAATCCACATAATATAGACAGAATTTCCTTCTTCTCCATCCTTTGGTCTTCAGGCGACCAAGACAGCTGTCGGCACAGCGTGGACTCGCagggcagcggcggcggcgggattCCCAGGAAAAGTATGCGAGTGGAGCACTTCTCACAGCACGTGGATTGCGGGTTCGAGCGTCCCCACTACCCTCCGGACTCCTTCCCCAGTTCTGCCTCCGGTAGCAAGACAGAGCAGGTGAGGACAGGAGCGTCACGTGATGTGTTGTGAAGAATCCCGAGAGATCAGCATGTCttggtttgggttttttttttgttcctggaGCGGCAGCTAATAGCTAATCCTCGGCCCTCAGACTTTGTACCCACTGTCGCTCATCAGCGGCAGCCTGGACGAGGCCAAGGGAGGCCTATCGTCTTCGAGCTCCGCCATTGGACGCAACCTGACAGCGCATCAGAGCTATGCCATGGTGCCGGGTGAGATGACTCCTCCCTCTCGCGCCAAAACCAGTTTTAGCTACTTTTTTTCgctccttgttttgtttttccatcgTTTCATTGACTCCATTCTCTCACCTCGCCGCACCCTCATCCAGAGCCCTTCCAGTCCCTGCCGCTCTGCTTGAAGCAGGAAATGTCCCCGGAGGTCACCAGCACGAGTCCCGCCTCGCCAAATATGGCGCCGTCCAACTTGGCATTTGTAGAACTCCAGAAACCGGTTTCTATGAGtagcagcagctgcagcagcgTTGGCGGAGCTAGCAACCATTTTTCCAACTCCTTCAACTCATTCTCCCATCATGCACCCGTGTACGGCCAGTTTGGCGGCCAGTCAATCATCTCAGGTACCGTCCATGTCCCTTAGTTATCCATTCATCTCATCATCATTTGCCTTTGACTGGCTTACGACCAGGTGTCCAAACgctcttttttttagtttgtttcttGGGAGAAAGAGGAGAAATTGCATTGAGTGGAATACAGTACACAAACAAGATCTTCCACTAACATGACATGAGTCATAAGCCACATGCTGCTTGAAGAGAGGTTGCATAGACCCGACTCACAGAATGCAGTTTGGGCTACATttcaaaaacagttgggtaaaaaataacccaaaaggggttaaaaaaaaaaagggggggggaggaTAAACACACCACTTGGGTCATTATGACCCTACATTCTGGGATACACTGTACAAATCAACCCATTTTTTAGGTTGTTTatataaaataacccaatttgggggggaaggttgggtcaaattgacccaagcagcaccctttttgacccaaattgggtcagaCGCCAAAGATcaatttttactgggctggcatGAATGTACTGACAAGTTGCATACACTACAAAAACAGCTTGGtcataaaacaacccaatttggctataaaaaaaaaaaaggaccaatccactacttgggtAATTTGAATAACTTTacgggttgttttgtacaaaacaacccaaactcATCTTGCACAAagtaacccaaaaaattgggatcgtttggacaaaataaaacacacaccaaCCAACAAATGgtgattttgtacaaaacaactcaGATATGGATAATTTTgcatgaaacaacaacaacaaaacgggCCATTTTGTACTAAACAACCCAAAATAATTGAGTCAATTTGTATAAAGCTAGCCCCCCAaaattggtttgttttgttaaaaaaaaaaaaaaatctaagttgggtcaaattacccAAATAGTTG encodes:
- the pax8 gene encoding paired box protein Pax-8 isoform X1; translation: MSTASARGHGGLNQLGGMFVNGRPLPEVIRQRIVDMAHQGVRPCDISRQLRVSHGCVSKILGRYYETGSIKPGVIGGSKPKVATPKVVDKIAEYKRQNPTMFAWEIRDRLLAEAVCDGDTVPSVSSINRIIRTKVQQPFNLPLDGKGLSPGQTLIPSSAVTPPESPHSDSLGSTYSISGLLGIPQPSSEGKRSHDDSDQDSCRHSVDSQGSGGGGIPRKSMRVEHFSQHVDCGFERPHYPPDSFPSSASGSKTEQTLYPLSLISGSLDEAKGGLSSSSSAIGRNLTAHQSYAMVPEPFQSLPLCLKQEMSPEVTSTSPASPNMAPSNLAFVELQKPVSMSSSSCSSVGGASNHFSNSFNSFSHHAPVYGQFGGQSIISGRDMVSSTLPGYPPHISSSAQSGYSSSAIAVAGADYPAQTYSHSPYASYSEAWRFTNSSILGSPYYYSTASRSAPPSAAGYDHL
- the pax8 gene encoding paired box protein Pax-8 isoform X3; amino-acid sequence: MSTASARGHGGLNQLGGMFVNGRPLPEVIRQRIVDMAHQGVRPCDISRQLRVSHGCVSKILGRYYETGSIKPGVIGGSKPKVATPKVVDKIAEYKRQNPTMFAWEIRDRLLAEAVCDGDTVPSVSSINRIIRTKVQQPFNLPLDGKGLSPGQTLIPSSAVTPPESPHSDSLGSTYSISGLLGIPQPSSEGKRSHDDSDQDSCRHSVDSQGSGGGGIPRKSMRVEHFSQHVDCGFERPHYPPDSFPSSASGSKTEQTLYPLSLISGSLDEAKGGLSSSSSAIGRNLTAHQSYAMVPGRDMVSSTLPGYPPHISSSAQSGYSSSAIAVAGADYPAQTYSHSPYASYSEAWRFTNSSILGSPYYYSTASRSAPPSAAGYDHL
- the pax8 gene encoding paired box protein Pax-8 isoform X4, which translates into the protein MSTASARGHGGLNQLGGMFVNGRPLPEVIRQRIVDMAHQGVRPCDISRQLRVSHGCVSKILGRYYETGSIKPGVIGGSKPKVATPKVVDKIAEYKRQNPTMFAWEIRDRLLAEAVCDGDTVPSVSSINRIIRTKVQQPFNLPLDGKGLSPGQTLIPSSAVTPPESPHSDSLGSTYSISGLLGIPQPSSEGKRSHDDSDQDSCRHSVDSQGSGGGGIPRKSMRVEHFSQHVDCGFERPHYPPDSFPSSASGSKTEQGETW
- the pax8 gene encoding paired box protein Pax-8 isoform X2, whose protein sequence is MFVNGRPLPEVIRQRIVDMAHQGVRPCDISRQLRVSHGCVSKILGRYYETGSIKPGVIGGSKPKVATPKVVDKIAEYKRQNPTMFAWEIRDRLLAEAVCDGDTVPSVSSINRIIRTKVQQPFNLPLDGKGLSPGQTLIPSSAVTPPESPHSDSLGSTYSISGLLGIPQPSSEGKRSHDDSDQDSCRHSVDSQGSGGGGIPRKSMRVEHFSQHVDCGFERPHYPPDSFPSSASGSKTEQTLYPLSLISGSLDEAKGGLSSSSSAIGRNLTAHQSYAMVPEPFQSLPLCLKQEMSPEVTSTSPASPNMAPSNLAFVELQKPVSMSSSSCSSVGGASNHFSNSFNSFSHHAPVYGQFGGQSIISGRDMVSSTLPGYPPHISSSAQSGYSSSAIAVAGADYPAQTYSHSPYASYSEAWRFTNSSILGSPYYYSTASRSAPPSAAGYDHL